In the genome of uncultured Campylobacter sp., one region contains:
- a CDS encoding Gfo/Idh/MocA family oxidoreductase yields the protein MKKKIAIIGMGELGQKHFSELRRSDYFELVALYHKGSSENFGPRYPIFDNLTDLFNTAKPDAVVITAPPPSHKELILKCLPFTKNIFVESPLAQSLAEAREINYAVTTNGTRLAVGYSDRYNPVIVSLLRELAKGDKIFSMSFVSGFANDDRADIVANALFRDIDLVRLLSHSEIACIELSKNISKERTLAACATLHTKSGCYCTLMQSNLYPIRRHGIEICTDSGVYFGDLISITLFKITPDGRVNLRVDRDDFSLRREHEAFCAMCDSSTNAGLASVEDAIKIREIIS from the coding sequence ATGAAAAAAAAGATAGCGATCATAGGCATGGGCGAGCTTGGTCAAAAGCACTTCAGCGAGCTAAGAAGGAGCGATTATTTCGAGCTTGTAGCACTTTATCATAAGGGCAGCAGTGAAAATTTCGGCCCGCGCTATCCGATCTTTGATAATCTAACCGATCTTTTTAATACCGCTAAGCCCGATGCGGTGGTCATTACGGCTCCCCCGCCATCGCATAAAGAGCTGATTTTAAAATGCCTGCCGTTTACCAAAAATATCTTTGTAGAATCCCCACTCGCACAAAGCCTAGCCGAAGCTAGAGAGATAAACTACGCAGTCACCACTAACGGTACACGCCTAGCCGTAGGCTACTCCGACCGCTACAATCCTGTCATCGTATCCTTGCTACGCGAGCTTGCCAAGGGGGATAAAATTTTTTCGATGAGCTTCGTAAGCGGCTTTGCAAACGACGATAGAGCGGATATCGTCGCCAATGCCCTTTTTAGAGATATCGATCTTGTGCGGCTGCTTTCTCACAGCGAGATCGCCTGCATAGAACTTAGCAAAAATATCTCTAAAGAGCGCACTCTAGCCGCATGCGCGACGCTTCACACAAAAAGCGGCTGCTATTGCACGCTAATGCAGTCCAATCTCTATCCGATCAGGCGCCACGGTATAGAGATTTGCACCGACAGCGGTGTGTATTTCGGCGATCTAATCTCAATAACTCTTTTTAAAATTACGCCTGACGGGCGCGTAAATCTGCGCGTCGATCGCGACGATTTTTCGCTACGCCGCGAACACGAAGCGTTTTGCGCGATGTGCGACAGCAGCACTAACGCAGGTCTTGCAAGCGTAGAGGATGCGATAAAAATCAGAGAAATCATCTCATGA
- a CDS encoding nucleotide sugar dehydrogenase — protein MKIAIIGLGYVGLPLAAAFAAKHEVVGFDVSQERIDELRGGHDRTLELSDEELAAAIQNGLKFSANLDDMRQSNFYIVCVPTPVDRLNRPDLTPLIKASESVGAVLKKGDIVVYESTVYPGATEEDCVPVLERVSGLKFNRDFFCGYSPERINPGDKIHTVTKIKKIVSASTQEALDVVDSVYLSILQNGTFRASSIKVAEAAKVIENTQRDINIGFINELAILFGKLGINTNDVIDAAATKWNFLSFRPGLVGGHCIGIDPYYLAQKATEVGYHPEIILSSRRINDNMGSYVATEVVKMMIKYDEKVKGAKVLILGLTFKENCPDTRNTRVVDMINELKNFGCEVSVYDPWASAADAKRYYDIDLLQKPDLRKFDCVVIAVAHKQFFELDYTGSLVYDVKNVYKGAQGKL, from the coding sequence ATGAAAATAGCGATAATCGGGCTTGGCTACGTTGGGCTTCCTTTAGCGGCGGCGTTTGCCGCGAAACACGAGGTCGTGGGCTTTGACGTCTCGCAAGAGCGCATAGACGAGCTGCGCGGCGGGCACGATCGCACGCTGGAGCTTAGCGACGAGGAGCTTGCTGCGGCGATTCAAAACGGGCTTAAATTTAGCGCAAATCTAGATGATATGAGGCAGAGCAATTTTTATATCGTGTGCGTGCCGACGCCCGTAGATAGGCTAAATCGCCCCGATCTTACGCCGCTAATCAAAGCTAGCGAAAGCGTCGGAGCCGTGCTTAAAAAGGGCGACATCGTCGTGTATGAAAGCACCGTCTATCCGGGCGCTACGGAGGAGGACTGCGTACCGGTTTTAGAGCGAGTCAGCGGGCTTAAATTTAACCGCGATTTTTTCTGCGGATATTCGCCCGAGCGGATCAATCCGGGCGATAAAATTCACACCGTCACGAAGATCAAAAAGATCGTCTCGGCAAGCACCCAGGAGGCTTTGGATGTCGTAGATAGCGTCTATCTTAGCATCCTGCAAAACGGCACCTTTCGCGCTAGCAGCATCAAGGTCGCCGAGGCCGCGAAGGTGATCGAAAACACCCAGCGCGACATCAATATCGGCTTTATCAACGAGCTTGCGATCCTGTTCGGCAAGCTCGGTATCAATACCAACGACGTCATCGACGCGGCGGCTACGAAGTGGAATTTCTTAAGCTTCCGTCCGGGCCTCGTGGGCGGACACTGCATCGGCATCGATCCGTATTATCTGGCGCAGAAGGCGACCGAGGTGGGCTATCACCCCGAAATCATCCTCTCAAGCCGCCGCATTAACGATAATATGGGAAGCTACGTCGCTACGGAGGTCGTCAAGATGATGATAAAATACGACGAAAAGGTAAAGGGCGCAAAGGTCTTGATCCTAGGACTTACGTTTAAAGAAAACTGCCCCGACACCCGCAATACGCGCGTCGTGGATATGATAAACGAGCTTAAAAATTTCGGCTGCGAAGTAAGCGTCTATGATCCTTGGGCTAGCGCCGCCGACGCCAAGAGATACTACGACATCGATCTGCTGCAAAAGCCTGATTTGCGTAAATTCGACTGCGTCGTAATCGCCGTGGCGCATAAGCAATTTTTCGAGCTTGATTACACGGGCTCGCTGGTTTACGACGTGAAAAACGTCTATAAAGGCGCGCAAGGAAAGCTCTGA
- the hemH gene encoding ferrochelatase → MKKALILLNMGGPNNLSEVEVFLKNMFNDPFILSVKSDFWRSVLASLIVKSRAAAARSNYEKLGGRSPICSITEALCERVNLLARAKLGAGLKFENAADAGAANEPPQSIPTQSEVLQNEAPQDEKPIDELVCDYAMNYTPPFAEDVLKKYADFDEIILMPLYPHFSKTTVQSSLCSAEAALKRLGTKNYKTIDIFYDIAAYNEILLNLIAGCVAKFSADEISQISLIFSAHSLPVKMITAGDPYEAQVEAHVKILKDLLATRGIKFKEIILAYQSRLGPVKWLEPNIADVLRDLQSKKALIFPIAFCVDNSETDFELDIFYRAQARELGYEYYEVCKCPNSREDFAKFILAQAL, encoded by the coding sequence ATGAAAAAAGCCCTAATTTTACTCAACATGGGCGGTCCGAACAATCTGAGCGAGGTTGAAGTTTTTTTAAAAAATATGTTTAACGACCCCTTTATTTTGAGCGTTAAGAGCGATTTTTGGCGTAGCGTTTTAGCCTCACTCATTGTAAAAAGTAGAGCGGCGGCGGCGCGCAGCAACTACGAAAAATTGGGCGGGCGCTCGCCGATATGCTCCATCACCGAAGCGCTTTGCGAGCGGGTAAATTTACTCGCGCGAGCAAAATTAGGCGCGGGATTAAAATTTGAAAATGCAGCGGATGCGGGCGCCGCGAATGAGCCGCCGCAGAGCATCCCGACACAGAGCGAGGTGCTGCAAAATGAAGCGCCGCAGGATGAAAAACCAATAGACGAGCTGGTTTGCGATTATGCGATGAATTACACGCCGCCCTTTGCGGAGGACGTGCTTAAAAAATATGCGGATTTTGACGAGATAATTTTGATGCCTTTGTATCCGCACTTCTCAAAAACGACGGTGCAATCGAGCCTGTGTTCTGCCGAGGCAGCACTTAAACGGCTCGGTACAAAAAATTATAAAACCATTGACATCTTCTACGACATCGCCGCTTACAACGAAATTTTACTAAATTTAATTGCCGGATGCGTCGCAAAATTTAGCGCGGATGAAATTTCGCAAATTTCGCTTATATTTTCTGCGCATTCGCTGCCGGTAAAAATGATCACCGCGGGCGATCCTTACGAGGCACAGGTAGAGGCACACGTAAAAATTTTAAAAGATCTGTTGGCTACGCGCGGGATTAAATTTAAAGAGATTATTTTGGCGTATCAATCGCGCCTTGGCCCCGTAAAGTGGCTAGAGCCCAATATCGCGGACGTCTTGCGAGATCTGCAGAGCAAAAAAGCGCTGATATTCCCGATCGCGTTTTGTGTGGATAACTCCGAGACCGATTTCGAGCTGGATATTTTTTATAGGGCCCAGGCGCGCGAGCTGGGTTACGAATACTACGAAGTGTGCAAATGCCCGAACTCCCGCGAGGATTTTGCGAAATTTATACTCGCGCAAGCGCTGTAA